One segment of Onychomys torridus chromosome 3, mOncTor1.1, whole genome shotgun sequence DNA contains the following:
- the Znf22 gene encoding zinc finger protein 22 has translation MRLGKPKGGIARSSSQGKAYENKRKTSRQRQKWGMTIRFDSGLSKRRRNIDEKPYKCTRCSKSFSQSSTLFQHQKIHTGKKSHKCADCGKSFFQSSNLIQHRRIHTGEKPYKCDECGERFKQSSNLIQHQRIHTGEKPYCCDECGRCFSQSSHLIQHQRTHTGEKPYQCEECDKCFSQSSHLRQHMKVHKGKKPPPKRGKNARAKTHPVSWKAGKGRKAVAGRRQVKGAASGLFKKKK, from the coding sequence ATGAGGTTAGGAAAGCCTAAAGGGGGTATTGCTCGAAGCTCAAGCCAAGGCAAAGCATATGAGAACAAGCGTAAGACATCCCGCCAGCGGCAGAAATGGGGGATGACCATTCGCTTCGACTCGGGCTTGAGTAAACGGAGAAGAAACATCGATGAGAAGCCTTACAAATGCACTAGATGTTCTAAGAGTTTCAGCCAGAGCTCCACTCTTTTTCAGCACCAGAAGATCCACACAGGGAAGAAATCCCATAAATGTGCCGATTGTGGGAAAAGTTTCTTTCAGAGTTCCAACCTCATTCAGCATCGGCGGATCCATACTGGGGAAAAGCCCTATAAGTGTGATGAGTGTGGAGAAAGGTTCAAACAGAGCTCAAATCTCATTCAGCACCAGAGGattcacactggggagaagccCTACTGCTGTGATGAGTGTGGCAGGTGCTTCAGCCAGAGTTCCCACCTCATTCAGCACCAGAGAACCCACACGGGAGAGAAGCCCTACCAGTGTGAGGAATGTGACAAGTGTTTCAGCCAGAGCTCTCATCTGAGGCAGCACATGAAGGTGCACAAAGGAAAGAAGCCGCCACCTAAAAGGGGCAAAAATGCCAGGGCGAAAACTCACCCAGTGTCCTGGAaagctgggaaaggaaggaaggcagtggCTGGGCGCCGCCAGGTAAAGGGTGCCGCTTCaggcctttttaaaaagaaaaagtga